In Podarcis raffonei isolate rPodRaf1 chromosome 8, rPodRaf1.pri, whole genome shotgun sequence, the genomic window CACCTACCCTGAAACAAAACCTCGTTGTCTGGTTGGCACTTCAGATGACACTACAATGAGGTGACTGTGAATGTGTCCTCAGGATGTTGCTCTAGCATTGGACCCAAAAACGCGCTCTTCTGGGCTGCAGTCATGATGGGGTGCCCTTGGGGTGCAAAACTGGGGTACCTATAGTTGTCCTGCAGCGGCAGCATAGAGTCTCTTGGGACTGGGGAGATATTCAAGTCGTTCATCAAGGGGCAAATGTAGGCCCCTCGGTGGTGGGCCCTTGCCATGTCCATAGGCTCCTTCTCGCTCTTGGAAGGGTTGGTGTTGGGGGGGCTGGTCAGGTGGGGGTTGAGGCAGGAGACATCTGGGCTTCTCCCCATGAAGTCCACTAGCATCCCAACCCCGGCTTTGTTGTCGTAGGGAGGGCTGCGGGTGCTGGAGGTGGGGGAGTACCAATAGTTGGGGTTTTTGCAGCTGGGCGAGTCGTAGTGTGGCTGGGACATGGGCAGGTCCCGGCAAGACATGTGCGTGGCTGGGTGGGGCATGCCACCAGCCCCTTGCATGCTGTGTTTGAGCGAGTCGCAGGCTGGGAGCTTGCGGATGTCGCTGGGCCTCAAGTCCTCTTTGAAGGCCAGGGTTGGGGAGCAGTTGGGTGAGAAGGCTTTCTGTAAGCTTGCTTCAAACACAGTCTGCTGAGGGGGTGGGGCAGCAAgctggtggggcagggcagggaaatGCTTGCTGTCCAGGTCTGCCTGCCCTAGGCCAGGGGAGTCACTCTGGAAGCCTTGCCCAAAGGTGCCGTCCGAAGGGGTGGAGGGGTTCATGGAATAGGGCCCAGCAAAGTCACATGGGTCCCTTTCGCTGAGCCCAAAGCCCCGCGACTGGGAGGGCAGTGGGGACATGCTGCTGTCTCCACTGTAGTAGTCCAGGCCCAAATCTGTACTGTCTTGAAACATGGGGTTCACTTGCTGGGATTTGGTAGGGAACTTGGTCTTGCCAGTGCCTCTCTCTTTCTTGGAGGCACAGGCACCTCGGGAGCCTCGTGGCTGCCTGGCCCCCGTGCCCCTCTTGGAGGGGTATGCACCTGTCGAGAAGTTCAGGTGAGCAGCATCAAATATGTCCACTTTCTTCCGCCTACCACGTCCCGGCTTGGAGCTGCTCTGAAATAAGACACTCTGGTTCCAGTTGTAACCTGGGGCCGAAGATGACTCGTTCCAGTCCATCATCAGCTTCTCCAGGCTAGAGAGACTGGACTGGCCCTCACTAGACGAAGCCTCGCTGTTGGCCCTTCTGTAGCCAGCTGGCTGGTTGAACTGGGTACTGTCCGATGAGGACTCAGAGAAGGTCTCAGAGACGGTCTGCTGCTTGGCCTTCTGGGGTGTGTAGTTGGAGATATCCAGGATAACATTGGGTTCGTTGATATGGCAGTCAAAGCCTGGGTTGTAGAGCTGGCTGAAGGTTTCAGAGTTCCAGTCCAGGTTGCTGTAGCCTTGCCGGAAAGCCCACTGGGAGGCACTGGGAAACTGCCGGCAGTTCTCCGGGGAGGGCTGAAAGGAGACTGAGCCCTTAGGGACCATGTAGCCACCTGGGGACACAGTGCTTGCCCGGCTGTCGCACCTCATGGGCGTGTGGGAGGAGCTGGAGAACTGGCTGGGATCCGAGCTGTTGAAGAAGGAGGCCTTATTCAATGGCAAGCTGGGCCCCGAAGTCTGCTGGGCATAGCTGGCACTATGGGCACTGCTCGGTGATGAGGGCAAGCTGTTGCCACTGCCATACGTGAAGCTGCAGTCTTTGTTGTTGGGGCAGTCCTGTGTGGCATGGTATGGCTTCCCTTGCTGGAACAAGCTAGAAGGGGTCAcgctctgcccaccactgttgCTGAAGTTGCCGTACTGTGCATAGCTGGAGGCTGCTGTGGAGTGGGCGGTGGGTGACCTGGAGACAGCTGAGAGAGGCGCCAGCTTCTGAAAGGCATCTGTGCTGCGGCATTCCGAAGCAGCCTGAGAAAGGCTGTATCCCGCTGATCGGCTGGGAGGGAACGACTGCCGGCTTGTCATGGCTGTGTGAAAGGGTGCCTCAGTAGTAGCagtagtggtggtggaggagggcgTGACTTTACCCCCTCTGCTTGGGTAAGATGCCATGCCCCTCTGTGTAGCGATGGCATTAGGAGGAGCTGTGTACGAAGGAGCAGATTTCCGTGACTCAGAGCGTGTATTTGAGAGGGCAAAGTCTAGCAAGTCAGAGGAATCATCTGAATCCAGCAGGGAGCGGAAATAGCCTGTGAAGAGGCTCTGTCTCTCCTGGCTTAGCTCGGACTGTGATGATGGGTTGCTCCCACCATAAAAACCAGTCCTACTGGATGAACTTGACTCCAGCGTTGAAGAGTGGAAGGTCCGAGAGTCTTGGTAACTGCAGTTCCTGTTGGCTTGGCTGGAGAGGTGTCCATGATGGGACATCCAAAGACTTTCTTTGTCTCCGCCCCACTCGGAGGTCCCATCACTGAAGTTCTGGCCAAGGTTTTGCTCAGGAAACAGCGCCCCATTCTTGCGGGACCGCCTCTTCCTCTTCGGCTTCTCCATGGAGTCGGGCTCTGGCCGGCCCCTTTTTCGTGGGTGAACAGGGTCAGCATGCATGGCTGCCCCTGGGGctgccttcttcttcttgccGATGCCTTCAAAAAAATCACTAAAGGAGCAGCGAGGTGACCGGGCAGAGTGGCCCCCTCCACGTCCAAACCCGCCTCCTTTACCACCACGTCTGCGGAAACCTTGGACCCGGTGCAAAAAGTGGGAGATGCTTTGAGTGTCTGGGGCTTGGTGGATGGAGTCTGGCTCACTTGGGGTCCAGCAGCGAGGCGGGGAGCAACGAGCCGAGCACTGGCTCTGGCGGTTTAGGAAGGCAAGCTTTGCCAGGACATCAGAGTAGTCAGCTTTACTATCATTGGTGTCGGCGACATAGGAGGGCTGTGGTGATGCCAGtttctgtttcctcctcctccgcttttTCACTTCTGGGGTGGGTTCCTTGGGTTTGCAGGGACCCAGcatcaggttttttgggggtctCCCCCGCTTGCGCTTCAGGATAATAGGCATTTCACCTGGAGGAAAGACCACCACCACATTACGACCATTGTTCTTCATCTTCAGCAGCGGAGTTGGCTCCAATGAGCTGCAGGTTGTGAGCTCTTTGCCTTCCAGGTTCAAGTTGCTGTTGAGAGAGGACACTTTGTATGTCGTCTTGTTCCTCCTCCCAAGGGAGACAGGGATCTTGGCCATCTTCACCACCATCCTTCGCACTCCACGGCACTTGGGTTTTTGGACCTGCAGGTTGGCGGCTGGTTTCTGGCCATCTTCAGGTTCCAGTGGGGAAACGATGGGCTCCATCACTTCTGCTGTCACCGGCATCCTGACTTCATCTGGTTGTGCCATCACCACCTCCACTGGTACAGCCATGGGGAGGACTCTGTTCTCAGCTACAATCTCTGCCCGCCGGCCCCGGCCACCTCTCCGCCGGCGGCAGAGCATCTTTGGTTTATCTGTTCTACGTAGAGCATATTTCCTGTGATCATCCCTTCCCCGCCCTCCTCCTCGCCTTACTACTCCTCTCAGGGAGCAGCCTCCAAGGTGGGAGCTGGGTTGCAGCGAATGTGCTCCTAGGGACTCGTCTGTCTCTAGCTGGGGCTGGGAGTCTAACAACTTGGGCAGGGAGCCTAGCAGCTGGGCTTCCGGATCCAGAAGCTGGGCTTGGGAGTCGAGCAATTGGTGGTCCAGAGTCCCTAAAGACTGGAGCCCTAGTGGCTCTGAAAGGGGTTCCAGGGACTGAAGTGATAGTGATTCAGACAAGGGCTCCAGATTCTGCAGCTCCAAATGCTCCAGAGTCTGCAGCCCCAGTGGCACAGGCAGTGGCTCCACCGTCTGCAATGCCAGCGGTTCTGGAGGAGGCTCTAAAGACTTAGAGTCTACTAGCTGAGGCTGGTGTTCCAGAGACTGTGAACCAATTAACTGGGACCTTGAATCTAGCTCCTGGCTTTGCAGCAACTGGGAGTGgggctccagatgttgatgaTCTATTAACTGGGGGCCTGGGCATGCCAAAGAAGCCAGTTCGCTCAGGATATCTGTATCAGCCAGTTCGGGATAATCAGTGGTATCAGATTCCGAGCTGCTAGCTTCATCTATGCTGCTTGATGATGCCTTCAAAGCAGGgctactctgggtggctgggTACTGGGCACTCTGAGTGTCCCCCTCTGACTCTCCTTCACAGATGCCAGTGGGTCGGGTCTGCTTGGGCAGCTCAGCTTTGGTGCTGCCCTGCACTGCTACCTCCTCGGGGCTACGGATGCTGCTGGCAAGCATGGGTGAGGAGTAGAAGCTGTACTGCAGGCCCTGATCCTGGCCTTCCTCGTTGAGTGGTGGGTGGCTGTTAAGCTCTAGGCCACTGCAGTCCAGGTGAACACCACAGCTCTTCAGGTCCTGGGAGAGGCGGTTGATGTCCTTCATGATGTCTATGAGCTGCACCACAGGGTAGAGGTTGATACGGCCATTTCCACACTTGCTCTTTAGCAGCGAGATGATGTTGTCAATGTTGCACCTTCCTGAGGCCAGAGTGGCATTGGAGAAGGTCTTGGCAGCTCTGTCGTGCGTGGCTGTCTCATCTAGGCCCCGGGTGTCAACAGGGCAGCCCAGAACATTGGCCGACGGCAAATCCTCTGCCTTGGTGCTGCCATGGGCGTGAAAGCTCTTGTACCGGTCAGCCGTCTCAGCATGACGCAGTGAGCTAGACTTGTGCTCACGGCCTAATGCTGAACAGGAACCTTCAGGAAAGCTGAGCATGCTGAATGACAAGGCTTTTTCAGCCAGACACGCTGAAACCTTTTGACCAGGGTGCCCTGCCTGGTATAACTTTGGCTCTTGGGAGTAATCAGAAGAACTGCGGATGGCGCCTCCTGCTGGTGGGACTGACGGGCCCTGTGATTTCAGGCGCTTCCTAAATTCTTCTTCACCGGCATGCCTCTTGGCAGAACAGTTGCTGGGATGTACATCTGCAAACGTGGAACCTGGACCTGGAACAGGCAAAGAGGAGACATTAAGTTTTTCATGTTAATTGGTTCATGTAGAAGTGTGTGATAGACTTCAATATAAGACAGCATTCACTTCTGGGGCTTCATGGAGGacgctattattgttattatttaaatttgttaagtcattttatcttgcccagggcaacccaaagcaacttacggccaaacaaacaaacaaacaaacaagacagaCAATAAACCCAACATAGATacgttaaaaccaagaggaaagagaaatacattaaaaatatcccacccacttctaaaaggccacaaatAAAGTCCTGATTAatgtagaggaaagtttttgcccgGTGCCTAAAAATTTGTAGTGAAGGCACTAGGTGAgatcattccacaaatgggaagccactgcagaaaaggctcattctcatgttgtcaccctccagatgGTCCTCAGATGATGAGCACAGTGTCTGAGTGTAGGCTCACATGGGGAGAACTGGTCCTTGGGGTATTGTGGCCCTAAGCAGTTTAAGGcattataggtcaaagccagcagcCTGAATTGGCCCAGAAACTGATTGACAGCCAGTGCAATTGGGTCAGGAttagtgttatatgctcaaaccatcttgccctggtgatCAACCTagatgccaaattctgcaccagtttcTGGATTGTCTTCGGAAGCAGCCCCATTTaccacacattgcagtaatctaacctaggggttaccagagcatagacggcagaagttaggctattcctgtccagatgAAAGCAATGCAGACAGAGCCCAATGCAGGAGAACAAATGTGCATGTGTTACACAACAAATGACCTGTACAGAAGGGTCCTCAGCACCATTTGTTTCACTGCTGCTTTGCAAGAGAAGAGTGGGGTGAAATTACAAAGTCCACAGCATAGAACTCACCTTCTGCTTTGCTGTTCCTGCTGTTACACTTGAATTCTCTGTGGAGAAGgaagacaaaaacaaagaagaagaagaagtttagcCTAGAGAACAATCAGAGCCACCCTTTGCAGTCCTTCCTGTCGGTGGCTCACTCATGTCAATCAACAAGGGGCCCGAATCTACAGCTGGGCATTTAGTTGTACAAATATCCTCTGAGTTTTCTGGTGCCCCAGTTCTGCACAGACAAGCAGTGTGGGGGTGGAAAGGTGACTTAATGAAAGAAGGCATGGCTGGCTAACAccttgaacaggagcactccaccaTATTATTTTGCTGGTCCCACCTGTGGTTCTGATTATTATCCCACCTCAGAAGGGTTCTCTCTCATTAGCACTGTGCCTTTTCACCTCAAACCAATACCTTCTTTTGAGAGGGTTGCTCTTAACAGTGTTTCTGGGCTATGACTGATAACGAATTGCTGGAACAGCTTTATACTTCACCAGTCGCCCTTGCGGGCCCCAAAATAGGTATGATGGAGGATTTCTTTTTTGCAGAGGGAACCCCCAAGCACTTTAAAGCAGGTACAATGCCCTTTTTAGAGTGGAGCAGATGTGCTCAGAGAACAAGTGTTGCTTTTGCTGTCTAATATCCCTCAAATGCTGCTATTACCCCtaaagtaacaaacaaacaaacaaacaaacaaacaacactagCACAGCACAGATATCTGCATTTCGTTCTAATGCAGAGCTAATAGAAGCTATTTCTGTAGCTAATTAAGTGGGAGGGGGAGCTATTTAGATTGAGAATATGGCAccaaggaaagggttaagcattcAATTCACCCCTGGCTGCTTTATGGGCAAATATAACAACTCTCCCACATCATGCCTGTTTTGGCCCTGATTCTCAAAGGGAATAAAACAAGTCATTGTGAGGTTCCACTACAGTGGAGATTCTGAGGAAAATTCACCTCTCCCAAACATGGCTGCTTCATCTTATGAAGATTTTAACTATGACCGCTTACTCAGAAGcaccattgagctcagtggtggTTACTGCCTGGTAGGTGTGTTTAGGGCGGCACTCTTTAATGTGGATCAGGTAGCTCTTACTACCCAGCTTTCACTCAcattcagacagacagacattcaACAGGTGCAGTCATGAGGGaattgaattgtttttatttctgtctGTCATTTAAAAGCTCAGAGCCTCTGTTCAGAGTGGAGGTGGGTAACTCtgacagaaataaaaaaaataaaaaagtgggtATTTCAGATGCATGCCAATGGGAGAAATGGAAACTATAAGCATGGATTGTTATGATGGTGGAGGAAGGCAGATATTCTGGATGTCTTAACAGAAAGTCAAGTATCTGGTATATGTAGCACAAGTCATTTTTGGCTACAGGCTCTTGCAGCCACGTCTCCACTAGGTGTCCCTGATGAGCTAGAGATCCCCTTCCAAGCCGCCATGTCTGTCAAATGGTTAAAACCCCCTCCCAAAGTTATTCCCACTTTCCGTTTAAACTTTCTGACCTGGCTGTGCTACTTCTCTGGCCTGACAGAAAGCCCTCTTTGTGCAGTTCCCCTTTTTGTGCGACAGCAGCAGAGCACTTTCCTTGCCCAGAGCCGGCTGAGGGAACGCACACCTGGCACCAGA contains:
- the AHDC1 gene encoding transcription factor Gibbin isoform X3 produces the protein MLSFPEGSCSALGREHKSSSLRHAETADRYKSFHAHGSTKAEDLPSANVLGCPVDTRGLDETATHDRAAKTFSNATLASGRCNIDNIISLLKSKCGNGRINLYPVVQLIDIMKDINRLSQDLKSCGVHLDCSGLELNSHPPLNEEGQDQGLQYSFYSSPMLASSIRSPEEVAVQGSTKAELPKQTRPTGICEGESEGDTQSAQYPATQSSPALKASSSSIDEASSSESDTTDYPELADTDILSELASLACPGPQLIDHQHLEPHSQLLQSQELDSRSQLIGSQSLEHQPQLVDSKSLEPPPEPLALQTVEPLPVPLGLQTLEHLELQNLEPLSESLSLQSLEPLSEPLGLQSLGTLDHQLLDSQAQLLDPEAQLLGSLPKLLDSQPQLETDESLGAHSLQPSSHLGGCSLRGVVRRGGGRGRDDHRKYALRRTDKPKMLCRRRRGGRGRRAEIVAENRVLPMAVPVEVVMAQPDEVRMPVTAEVMEPIVSPLEPEDGQKPAANLQVQKPKCRGVRRMVVKMAKIPVSLGRRNKTTYKVSSLNSNLNLEGKELTTCSSLEPTPLLKMKNNGRNVVVVFPPGEMPIILKRKRGRPPKNLMLGPCKPKEPTPEVKKRRRRKQKLASPQPSYVADTNDSKADYSDVLAKLAFLNRQSQCSARCSPPRCWTPSEPDSIHQAPDTQSISHFLHRVQGFRRRGGKGGGFGRGGGHSARSPRCSFSDFFEGIGKKKKAAPGAAMHADPVHPRKRGRPEPDSMEKPKRKRRSRKNGALFPEQNLGQNFSDGTSEWGGDKESLWMSHHGHLSSQANRNCSYQDSRTFHSSTLESSSSSRTGFYGGSNPSSQSELSQERQSLFTGYFRSLLDSDDSSDLLDFALSNTRSESRKSAPSYTAPPNAIATQRGMASYPSRGGKVTPSSTTTTATTEAPFHTAMTSRQSFPPSRSAGYSLSQAASECRSTDAFQKLAPLSAVSRSPTAHSTAASSYAQYGNFSNSGGQSVTPSSLFQQGKPYHATQDCPNNKDCSFTYGSGNSLPSSPSSAHSASYAQQTSGPSLPLNKASFFNSSDPSQFSSSSHTPMRCDSRASTVSPGGYMVPKGSVSFQPSPENCRQFPSASQWAFRQGYSNLDWNSETFSQLYNPGFDCHINEPNVILDISNYTPQKAKQQTVSETFSESSSDSTQFNQPAGYRRANSEASSSEGQSSLSSLEKLMMDWNESSSAPGYNWNQSVLFQSSSKPGRGRRKKVDIFDAAHLNFSTGAYPSKRGTGARQPRGSRGACASKKERGTGKTKFPTKSQQVNPMFQDSTDLGLDYYSGDSSMSPLPSQSRGFGLSERDPCDFAGPYSMNPSTPSDGTFGQGFQSDSPGLGQADLDSKHFPALPHQLAAPPPQQTVFEASLQKAFSPNCSPTLAFKEDLRPSDIRKLPACDSLKHSMQGAGGMPHPATHMSCRDLPMSQPHYDSPSCKNPNYWYSPTSSTRSPPYDNKAGVGMLVDFMGRSPDVSCLNPHLTSPPNTNPSKSEKEPMDMARAHHRGAYICPLMNDLNISPVPRDSMLPLQDNYRYPSFAPQGHPIMTAAQKSAFLGPMLEQHPEDTFTVTSL
- the AHDC1 gene encoding transcription factor Gibbin isoform X2 — its product is MNMLSLKVGSGAEGSGSLPGSAEPSPLEEKSLSRKAAAAAAAEGIGSPQQQQADGSSIACQPIGLENGANPPAEWFPRSQGPGLRQPNNSEADGSERNFRVNLHCKYGRPREFKCNSRNSKAEGPGSTFADVHPSNCSAKRHAGEEEFRKRLKSQGPSVPPAGGAIRSSSDYSQEPKLYQAGHPGQKVSACLAEKALSFSMLSFPEGSCSALGREHKSSSLRHAETADRYKSFHAHGSTKAEDLPSANVLGCPVDTRGLDETATHDRAAKTFSNATLASGRCNIDNIISLLKSKCGNGRINLYPVVQLIDIMKDINRLSQDLKSCGVHLDCSGLELNSHPPLNEEGQDQGLQYSFYSSPMLASSIRSPEEVAVQGSTKAELPKQTRPTGICEGESEGDTQSAQYPATQSSPALKASSSSIDEASSSESDTTDYPELADTDILSELASLACPGPQLIDHQHLEPHSQLLQSQELDSRSQLIGSQSLEHQPQLVDSKSLEPPPEPLALQTVEPLPVPLGLQTLEHLELQNLEPLSESLSLQSLEPLSEPLGLQSLGTLDHQLLDSQAQLLDPEAQLLGSLPKLLDSQPQLETDESLGAHSLQPSSHLGGCSLRGVVRRGGGRGRDDHRKYALRRTDKPKMLCRRRRGGRGRRAEIVAENRVLPMAVPVEVVMAQPDEVRMPVTAEVMEPIVSPLEPEDGQKPAANLQVQKPKCRGVRRMVVKMAKIPVSLGRRNKTTYKVSSLNSNLNLEGKELTTCSSLEPTPLLKMKNNGRNVVVVFPPGEMPIILKRKRGRPPKNLMLGPCKPKEPTPEVKKRRRRKQKLASPQPSYVADTNDSKADYSDVLAKLAFLNRQSQCSARCSPPRCWTPSEPDSIHQAPDTQSISHFLHRVQGFRRRGGKGGGFGRGGGHSARSPRCSFSDFFEGIGKKKKAAPGAAMHADPVHPRKRGRPEPDSMEKPKRKRRSRKNGALFPEQNLGQNFSDGTSEWGGDKESLWMSHHGHLSSQANRNCSYQDSRTFHSSTLESSSSSRTGFYGGSNPSSQSELSQERQSLFTGYFRSLLDSDDSSDLLDFALSNTRSESRKSAPSYTAPPNAIATQRGMASYPSRGGKVTPSSTTTTATTEAPFHTAMTSRQSFPPSRSAGYSLSQAASECRSTDAFQKLAPLSAVSRSPTAHSTAASSYAQYGNFSNSGGQSVTPSSLFQQGKPYHATQDCPNNKDCSFTYGSGNSLPSSPSSAHSASYAQQTSGPSLPLNKASFFNSSDPSQFSSSSHTPMRCDSRASTVSPGGYMVPKGSVSFQPSPENCRQFPSASQWAFRQGYSNLDWNSETFSQLYNPGFDCHINEPNVILDISNYTPQKAKQQTVSETFSESSSDSTQFNQPAGYRRANSEASSSEGQSSLSSLEKLMMDWNESSSAPGYNWNQSVLFQSSSKPGRGRRKKVDIFDAAHLNFSTGAYPSKRGTGARQPRGSRGACASKKERGTGKTKFPTKSQQVNPMFQDSTDLGLDYYSGDSSMSPLPSQSRGFGLSERDPCDFAGPYSMNPSTPSDGTFGQGFQSDSPGLGQADLDSKHFPALPHQLAAPPPQQTVFEASLQKAFSPNCSPTLAFKEDLRPSDIRKLPACDSLKHSMQGAGGMPHPATHMSCRDLPMSQPHYDSPSCKNPNYWYSPTSSTRSPPYDNKAGVGMLVDFMGRSPDVSCLNPHLTSPPNTNPSKSEKEPMDMARAHHRGAYICPLMNDLNISPVPRDSMLPLQDNYRYPSFAPQGHPIMTAAQKSAFLGPMLEQHPEDTFTVTSL
- the AHDC1 gene encoding transcription factor Gibbin isoform X1: MNCSFLVRAGRGALFQQPICRLISPCLPSASFQSSVPSWKVNQVAKDGSSIACQPIGLENGANPPAEWFPRSQGPGLRQPNNSEADGSERNFRVNLHCKYGRPREFKCNSRNSKAEGPGSTFADVHPSNCSAKRHAGEEEFRKRLKSQGPSVPPAGGAIRSSSDYSQEPKLYQAGHPGQKVSACLAEKALSFSMLSFPEGSCSALGREHKSSSLRHAETADRYKSFHAHGSTKAEDLPSANVLGCPVDTRGLDETATHDRAAKTFSNATLASGRCNIDNIISLLKSKCGNGRINLYPVVQLIDIMKDINRLSQDLKSCGVHLDCSGLELNSHPPLNEEGQDQGLQYSFYSSPMLASSIRSPEEVAVQGSTKAELPKQTRPTGICEGESEGDTQSAQYPATQSSPALKASSSSIDEASSSESDTTDYPELADTDILSELASLACPGPQLIDHQHLEPHSQLLQSQELDSRSQLIGSQSLEHQPQLVDSKSLEPPPEPLALQTVEPLPVPLGLQTLEHLELQNLEPLSESLSLQSLEPLSEPLGLQSLGTLDHQLLDSQAQLLDPEAQLLGSLPKLLDSQPQLETDESLGAHSLQPSSHLGGCSLRGVVRRGGGRGRDDHRKYALRRTDKPKMLCRRRRGGRGRRAEIVAENRVLPMAVPVEVVMAQPDEVRMPVTAEVMEPIVSPLEPEDGQKPAANLQVQKPKCRGVRRMVVKMAKIPVSLGRRNKTTYKVSSLNSNLNLEGKELTTCSSLEPTPLLKMKNNGRNVVVVFPPGEMPIILKRKRGRPPKNLMLGPCKPKEPTPEVKKRRRRKQKLASPQPSYVADTNDSKADYSDVLAKLAFLNRQSQCSARCSPPRCWTPSEPDSIHQAPDTQSISHFLHRVQGFRRRGGKGGGFGRGGGHSARSPRCSFSDFFEGIGKKKKAAPGAAMHADPVHPRKRGRPEPDSMEKPKRKRRSRKNGALFPEQNLGQNFSDGTSEWGGDKESLWMSHHGHLSSQANRNCSYQDSRTFHSSTLESSSSSRTGFYGGSNPSSQSELSQERQSLFTGYFRSLLDSDDSSDLLDFALSNTRSESRKSAPSYTAPPNAIATQRGMASYPSRGGKVTPSSTTTTATTEAPFHTAMTSRQSFPPSRSAGYSLSQAASECRSTDAFQKLAPLSAVSRSPTAHSTAASSYAQYGNFSNSGGQSVTPSSLFQQGKPYHATQDCPNNKDCSFTYGSGNSLPSSPSSAHSASYAQQTSGPSLPLNKASFFNSSDPSQFSSSSHTPMRCDSRASTVSPGGYMVPKGSVSFQPSPENCRQFPSASQWAFRQGYSNLDWNSETFSQLYNPGFDCHINEPNVILDISNYTPQKAKQQTVSETFSESSSDSTQFNQPAGYRRANSEASSSEGQSSLSSLEKLMMDWNESSSAPGYNWNQSVLFQSSSKPGRGRRKKVDIFDAAHLNFSTGAYPSKRGTGARQPRGSRGACASKKERGTGKTKFPTKSQQVNPMFQDSTDLGLDYYSGDSSMSPLPSQSRGFGLSERDPCDFAGPYSMNPSTPSDGTFGQGFQSDSPGLGQADLDSKHFPALPHQLAAPPPQQTVFEASLQKAFSPNCSPTLAFKEDLRPSDIRKLPACDSLKHSMQGAGGMPHPATHMSCRDLPMSQPHYDSPSCKNPNYWYSPTSSTRSPPYDNKAGVGMLVDFMGRSPDVSCLNPHLTSPPNTNPSKSEKEPMDMARAHHRGAYICPLMNDLNISPVPRDSMLPLQDNYRYPSFAPQGHPIMTAAQKSAFLGPMLEQHPEDTFTVTSL